In Gossypium hirsutum isolate 1008001.06 chromosome D06, Gossypium_hirsutum_v2.1, whole genome shotgun sequence, one genomic interval encodes:
- the LOC107962349 gene encoding uncharacterized protein, whose product MDAREIFCRFYNICTLYVSLTHSLCFVAINKAATMSPSSSLTAASSSSSLWILKPSPAFKSSRFQSIPPSLPPSSPPSFRLLRRAASLPHASATDFDFALHDALESSGIDTSHAREARKGFISQINELSNVERETSISINRRVDLGRTALYIAAEDDSLISHSSVPLPVDAFLERLDDLSLGYCSHYNSLSRSSRENFLESIEKYLYVKKGFRRSSAKNLAEPRALYLHSVLTHRSGSALMLSLIHSEILKMFRLWGLLDFDVEIFFPHDHYGLPRAYDKQKSKESDQPHIMTVQMLLEKVLRNLKAAFWPFQHDHVDSLFLRAAHAANCVDDPNGSQESAYHFASAKAAQHRLERGVWTSVRFGDMRRALSACERLILLKTDPKEIRDYSILLYHCGLYEQSLKYLRLYQDAKSPSSSQSRSTNSVSILEEEAVQKLFVRLNLIAMEEDWCQPIYGRNFLGNNSEPW is encoded by the exons ATGGATGCTAGAGAGATATTTTGCAGATTCTATAATATTTGTACTCTCTATGTATCACTCACTCACTCTCTTTGTTTTGTCGCCATTAACAAAGCAGCAACAATGAGTCCATCTTCTTCGTTAACCGCCGCTTCTTCATCATCGTCTCTTTGGATTCTGAAACCTTCTCCTGCTTTTAAATCCTCCAGATTCCAGTCAATTCCTCCTTCCCTTCCTCCGTCATCTCCGCCGTCTTTCCGTCTCCTCCGCCGTGCTGCATCCCTTCCGCACGCTTCTGCTACTGATTTTGACTTCGCCTTACATGATGCTCTCGAATCCTCTGGAATCGACACCTCTCACGCTAGA GAGGCGAGGAAGGGTTTTATTTCGCAAATTAATGAATTATCCAATGTCGAGAGAGAAACAAGTATTAGCATAAATAGACGAGTTGATCTTGGAAGAACAGCTCTTTACATAGCAGCAGAGGATGATTCTCTCATTTCGCACTCCTCTGTTCCTTTACCAGTGGATGCTTTTCTTGAAAGATTGGATGATCTTTCCTTGGGCTATTGCTCTCACTATAACTCATTGTCTAGGTCGTCACGGGAGAATTTTCTGGAGAGCATAGAGAAATATCTATATGTCAAAAAG GGATTCCGAAGATCTAGTGCCAAGAACCTTGCAGAGCCACGAGCCCTTTATCTTCACTCA GTTTTGACACATCGTTCAGGTTCTGCTTTAATGCTTTCGCTCATACATAGTGAGATCCTGAAAATGTTTCGCTTGTGGGGCCTTTTGGATTTTGATGTAGAGATTTTTTTCCCACATGATCATTATGGTCTTCCGAGAGCCTATGATAAGCAAAAGAGCAAAGAATCTGATCAGCCACACATAATGACCGTACAAATGCTATTGGAGAAG GTTTTAAGAAACTTGAAGGCTGCTTTCTGGCCATTTCAACATGATCATGTTGATAGTTTATTCTTAAGGGCTGCCCATGCTGCCAATTGTGTAGATGACCCTAATGGCAGTCAAGAGAG TGCCTATCATTTTGCATCTGCAAAGGCTGCTCAACATAGGCTAGAACGGGGTGTTTGGACCAGTGTACGTTTTGGGGATATGAGGCGTGCTTTGTCTG CATGTGAACGTCTCATTCTTCTAAAAACCGATCCAAAAGAAATTAGAGATTACAGCATTCTCCTCTACCATTGTGGATTATACGAGCAGTCTCTGAAATACCTCAGGTTGTACCAAGATGCAAAG AGTCCTTCCTCCTCACAAAGTAGGTCAACAAATTCAGTTAGCATTCTAGAAGAGGAAGCTGTTCAGAAATTGTTTGTGCGTCTGAATCTCATTGCAATGGAGGAAGACTGGTGCCAACCGATTTATGGCCGTAATTTTCTTGGCAACAACTCCGAGCCATGGTAA